The following coding sequences lie in one Leishmania donovani BPK282A1 complete genome, chromosome 11 genomic window:
- a CDS encoding ABC transporter-like protein, with product MPRYGAVSCIDRNVTALLRFADEWRGTNVNVFLYNSSSHHQAGLNL from the coding sequence ATGCCGCGCTACGGCGCTGTGTCGTGCATTGATCGGAacgtgacggcgctgctgagatTTGCGGATGAGTGGCGCGGCACCAACGTGAACGTGTTCCTGTACAACTCCTCCTCGCACCATCAGGCTGGGCTGAACCTC
- a CDS encoding ATP-binding cassette protein subfamily A, member 3, putative: protein MEPVTTAVHPLGGTEASNRSWYSPSKRRAGLGAMRRNELMSRTVNLSRLDMHMSSNLSLGASRTSTVSEKDTSTNSGGKGSPDDSDSFSDTYEVPARASFVDQLLAVVERSTRELWRRKLDLLLDITVPLIFVVVSIALWAIWGTQYNEEMTYVSTNLESGNIGAAGLRAPATYDFTCMRQPEGTPTLADFTRCKPMDYTTCDSVTGECKTQSIITFICDGDSSMLPLPEEYEICRVSYDWEELITAGLSYYWRWLSAVPTLDMLIGLQWTALSAYRYLLPFITKTMAGLAANTRYSAILCSGHLYFVGARGVTSELIAYMNRTSGLFQYVTDFQVYSSVAEARSAAKRGGRVWAIVELRQIGEAGLDLVLHMNNSALPSFATTYDDAYSGGVLFDTAELYMLSGFNTLQQLVSEFYLNTFHDAQMNMTQMMAATATPEYKRVPLMAQARQVLPLIFSLAFLYSVSQQTKRIVLEKELRIREAMQIMGLKQWTLYASELIVQMAIFVPTCVLCVVMLKLTYVTKSDPLILFLIFCLFALTTIPLSGMIAAFFSKSRLASLVAPVVYFILVIPMFAMTNAQGLIVTWFSVFSPTGFAAALNVFLLHESGSGCGAAEMMSSRDNPTLAVVLVMLAVDCCMYYALMLYLDAVLPKQWGTPKHPLFFIMEPVRWFSGPSARVLEGGADGRAENGVFETTEYSLDCVSFQGIRKEYSRGGKRFVAVNNLYWGMREGEISVLLGHNGAGKTTVLNMMTGMVEPDAGDCYIYGSSVRNQLEKARQQIGYCPQHNILWGELTCRDHLEFFGRIKGLRGWELENAVCRMLHETDLLEKMDQPAKSLSGGQKRKLSIAVAFVGESRVVFLDEPTAGLDVGARRQTWELLRRMSHSCTLLLTTHFMDEADLLGQRIGIMSQGRLKCSGSSLFLKSRLGVGYNIVISVDPELDLDAVDEVVLGTVDGAELLGRNGCEVSYQLPVQSVSQFPALLNEIDSVEADGIRGYSLAATTLEEVFLKVSEEDISGRSEAAAQEGVELIWNCEVAPSALWLQFRAMIVKRFWSALRDRKMQCFQIVCPVVCILIAMLLNLVRYRDPQSLTYNYSMFGNRPTSVLDTSFCDAMWGGAPTGAVDYEVNETHLTGAQALSDYLLDTWYVHDMPRYGAVSCIDRNVTALLRFADEWRGTNVNVFLYNSSSHHQAGLNLATYYDLFIKSFLGRDSAFMRYKVELFN from the coding sequence ATGGAGCCGGTGACCACCGCCGTGCACCCGCTTGGCGGCACCGAGGCGTCTAATCGTAGCTGGTACTCACCCtcgaagcggcgcgccggcTTGGGCGCGATGCGTCGCAACGAGCTGATGAGCCGAACTGTGAACCTTAGCAGATTAGACATGCATATGTCTAGTAATCTCTCATTGGGGGCCAGTAGGACGAGCACTGTGTCAGAGAAGGACACCTCCACGAACAGCGGTGGTAAGGGGTCCCCAGATGACAGCGACAGCTTCAGTGATACCTATGAGGTgcccgcgcgcgcctctttCGTGGACCAGCTGCTCGCTGTAGTAGAACGCTCGACGCGAGAGCTCTGGAGGCGTAAGTTGGACCTGCTTTTAGACATCACCGTGCCACTGATCTTCGTGGTCGTGTCCATTGCGTTGTGGGCCATCTGGGGCACGCAGTACAACGAGGAGATGACTTACGTTTCCACGAATCTGGAGTCTGGCAACATCGGTGCGGCCGGTCTTCGTGCACCGGCTACCTACGACTTCACGTGCATGAGGCAGCCAGAAGGGACGCCAACGTTGGCTGACTTCACACGCTGCAAGCCCATGGACTACACCACCTGCGATTCTGTCACGGGGGAGTGCAAGACACAGAGCATCATCACCTTCATCTGCGATGGCGACTCGAGCATGCTTCCGCTGCCGGAGGAATACGAGATATGCCGTGTATCGTACGACTGGGAGGAGCTCATCACTGCAGGTTTAAGCTACTACTGGCGATGGCTGTCAGCTGTCCCCACCCTCGACATGCTCATAGGTCTCCAGTGGACGGCTCTGTCTGCGTACCGCTATTTACTCCCTTTCATCACGAAAACGATGGCCGGGCTCGCCGCCAACACACGCTACAGTGCGATTCTGTGCAGCGGCCATTTGTACTTCGTAGGTGCGCGTGGCGTGACCTCGGAGCTGATTGCGTACATGAACAGGACCTCTGGACTATTTCAATACGTGACAGACTTTCAGGTGTACAGCAGCGTTGCGGAGgctcgcagcgctgcgaagCGCGGTGGCCGTGTATGGGCGATCgtggagctgcggcagatCGGCGAGGCGGGGCTGGATCTTGTGCTGCATATGAACAACTCCGCCCTGCCGTCGTTTGCCACCACGTACGACGACGCGTACAGCGGCGGGGTGCTGTTTGACACGGCGGAGCTGTACATGCTATCCGGCTTCAACACGCTACAGCAGCTGGTGTCGGAGTTCTACCTGAACACATTCCACGACGCGCAGATGAACATGACGCAGATGATGGCGGCCACGGCCACTCCAGAGTACAAGCGCGTGCCTCTGATGGCGCAGGCGCGACAGGTACTACCGCTCATCTTCTCCCTTGCCTTTCTGTACAGCGTGTCGCAGCAGACGAAGCGCAtcgtgctggagaaggagctgcggATCCGCGAGGCCATGCAGATCATGGGGCTGAAGCAGTGGACGCTCTACGCGAGCGAGCTCATTGTGCAGATGGCGATATTTGTGCCGACGTGCGTGCTGTGCGTGGTGATGCTGAAGCTGACGTACGTGACGAAGAGCGACCCGCTGATTCTGTTCCTCATCTTCTGCCTCTTCGCCCTCACGACGATCCCGCTGTCCGGCATGATCGCTGCTTTCTTCAGCAAGTCGCGCCTGGCGTCGCTGGTAGCGCCGGTGGTGTACTTTATCCTTGTGATCCCGATGTTCGCCATGACCAACGCGCAGGGCTTGATCGTGACGTGGTTCTCTGTGTTCTCGCCGACGGGGTttgctgcggcgctgaaTGTGTTCCTACTGCACGAGTCTGGGAgcgggtgcggcgcggcggagatGATGTCGAGTCGCGACAACCCGACGCTGGCAGTTGTGCTTGTGATGCTGGCGGTGGACTGCTGCATGTACTACGCGCTGATGCTGTACCTGGACGCGGTCCTGCCGAAGCAGTGGGGTACGCCCAAGCACCCGCTCTTCTTCATCATGGAGCCGGTGCGGTGGTTTTCTGGAccgagcgcgcgcgtgctggaggGCGGTGCCGACGGGCGCGCCGAGAACGGCGTGTTCGAGACGACTGAATACTCGCTCGACTGTGTGTCGTTTCAGGGTATTCGCAAGGAGTactcgcgcggcggcaagagGTTCGTTGCGGTGAACAACCTGTACTGGGGGATGCGCGAGGGCGAGATCTCTGTGCTGCTGGGGcacaacggcgccggcaagACGACGGTGCTGAACATGATGACGGGGATGGTCGAGCCGGACGCGGGCGACTGCTACATTTACGGCAGCTCTGTCCGCAACCAGCTAGAGAAGGCGCGCCAGCAGATCGGATACTGCCCGCAGCACAACATCCTGTGGGGCGAGCTGACGTGCCGCGACCACCTGGAGTTCTTTGGGCGTATTAAGGGGTTGCGCGGGTGGGAGCTGGAGAATGCCGTGTGCCGGATGCTGCACGAGACGGACCTGCTGGAGAAGATGGACCAGCCGGCGAAGAGCCTGTCGGGCGGGCAGAAGCGCAAGCTGTCGATCGCGGTCGCGTTTGTTGGCGAAAGTCGGGTGGTGTTCCTCGACGAGCCGACTGCCGGGCTGGACGTtggcgcgcggcggcagacgtgggagctgctgcggcgcatgTCGCATTCatgcacgctgctgctgacgacgCACTTcatggacgaggcggacCTGCTGGGACAGCGAATCGGGATCATGAGCCAGGGGCGACTGAAGTGCTCTGGCAGCAGCCTTTTCCTGAAGTCGCGGCTGGGCGTCGGCTACAACATCGTCATTTCCGTTGATCCCGAGCTAGATCTCGATGCTGTGGATGAAGTGGTGCTTGGAACGGTGGAtggcgcggagctgcttgGGCGGAACGGGTGTGAGGTATCGTACCAGCTGCCTGTGCAGAGCGTGAGCCAGTtcccggcgctgctgaacgaGATAGACTCCGTGGAGGCGGACGGCATCCGCGGCTACTCACTGgctgcgacgacgctggaggaggtgttCTTGAAGGTTTCGGAGGAGGACATCTCGGGCCGTAGCGAGGCTGCAGCGCAGGAGGGCGTGGAGCTAATCTGGAACTGCGAGGTGGCGCCGTCAGCGCTATGGCTGCAGTTCCGTGCGATGATCGTGAAGCGATTCTGGAGCGCGCTGCGGGACCGCAAGATGCAGTGCTTCCAGATTGTCTGCCCGGTTGTGTGCATCCTGATCGCCATGCTGCTGAACCTCGTGCGGTACCGAGACCCTCAGTCGCTTACGTACAACTACTCGATGTTCGGGAACCGACCGACTTCTGTGCTGGACACATCGTTCTGCGACGCGATGTGGGGTGGCGCTCCGACGGGCGCGGTGGACTACGAGGTGAACGAGACTCACTTGACGggtgcgcaggcgctgtcGGACTACCTGCTGGATACGTGGTACGTGCACGACATGCCGCGCTACGGCGCTGTGTCGTGCATTGATCGGAacgtgacggcgctgctgagatTTGCGGATGAGTGGCGCGGCACCAACGTGAACGTGTTCCTGTACAACTCCTCCTCGCACCATCAGGCTGGGCTGAACCTCGCAACGTACTACGACCTGTTCATCAAGTCCTTCCTCGGCCGCGACAGCGCGTTCATGCGGTACAAGGTGGAGCTGTTCAAC